The DNA region CGCCTTCCTCAGCACCCGCGGATTCCGGATCAGCTCCGACATCGCCCACAGAATGGTCACCGAGCTCGTGTCGATGCCGCCAAGGAACGTGTCCAAGATGATGGCCTTGACGTGGTCCCTGGTGAAGCGGAGCGTGCCCCGGTGCCCCTTCCACAGGCCGATGAGGACGTCGACGAGGTCGCCGCCGTTGTCGGGGACGGCGCGCGCGGGGTCCATGTGCTGGTCGATGACCGTCTCGAAGAAGGCGTCGAGCTCCCCGAAGATGCGCTCGCGGCGGGCGACGAGGCCCATGAGGCGGTCGACGAGTCGGCCGGCGGCGTTGGGGAAGAAGTCTTCGGCGGAGAAGCTGGCCATCATGTCCATGGCCTCGTCCAGCACGTGCTGGAAGCGCTCCCTGCGCGCGAACCGCTCCGTGCCGTAGATGTTCCCGAACGCCACCGTGCCGACGATGCCGTCGGCGAGGCCGAAGATGTGCTCGTTCAGCTCCACAGGTGCCGGGGCCGCGCGGCTGAGGTTGGCGACGAGCCTGTCCACCTGCTGCTCCCGCGCGTACCACGCGGCCTTGACGCGGCGCATGCTGAGGAGCTCGACGACGAGGAGCTTGCGCATCTCGCGCCAGTACTCGTCGTAGGGCGCGAAGGCCACGTCCTTGAGGTCGTAGGAGAGACGCCTGGGCCCCGGCGAGGCGGGGCGGCTGCAGCAGTCGACGTCGTGCTCCTTCATCacctcccgcgccgcctccgcgctgGACACCACCAGCGTCGGCACCGTGCCCAGCCGCAGCAGCATCACGGGGCCGTGCCGCCGCGCCAGGTCCCGGAGGTTCTGGTGCGGTAGCGGGCCCAGCAGGTGCAGGTTGCCCAGGACCGGCACCTGCCAGGGGCCCGGCGGCAGCCTGGCCGACGCCGAGCCGCTGCCACGGCGCCAGCTGCTTCTGCTCGCGAGGAGGAGGTAGTAGGAGGACACCAGAAGGACAGGGAGAAGGGCCAGGAGGCCGAGCTGCCATTGCTGCGGCAGGCCGGCGAGAGGCTGGGAGGGCGTGGCCATTGTTAGTGGACTTTGGAGTGCGAGCTCTCGCTGCTTCTCTTTGGGTTATATATAAGTGGTTGGTATAATCTAAGGTTGAAGCCTTACTTGGGGTTGGTGACGCCATTAGACACAGTACTGGAGGCCGATGGGATGATTCATCTCTATGTGGACCGCTAAGAGCTGCCTTATATTATTGCATTGCATGAGTGTGGTGGCTGGGACTTGCATTTTGGTTGACAATGTGCAAatatatactccctccattccaatTTAATCGTTTTGacaaatctagatacataatttttgaTATGTACGTAGATATatataatttttgctatgtatgtagatataatatttatctagatacatagcaaaaggTATGTATCTAGAATTGTCAAAACAACCGACAATTTCGAATGAAAGGAGTATATACTAGCAATATGCCCGTATGTTGCTATGGAAAGCTATACAAATATATTGATTAACATATAAAATATATCATATGTATTTTATAATAATATAGTACCTATCGGTCGAGAACTTCATTTTTTTCTCTATTTTACCCTTAACATATGGTCATCCGGATATATAGCAAAAGGTATATATCTAGAATTGTCAAAACAACCGACAATTTGGAACGGAAGGAGTATATACTAGCAATATGCCCGTACGTTGGAAAGCTATATAAATATATTGATTAatatgtaaaaatatatatattatactTATAATAATATTATTTTCTATTTTACTCGTTAAGCGCTAATTCTAAATGGTTTCGGACCCTTAACATATGGTTATCTGGATTTCGATTGATAGACCAAGCAAAGAACCATTACTTGCTTTAATAATAATAGAGATAGAGATACAGGGACCAGATTACATTATGCGACGGACTTTCATTGGGTTTCTTTGGTAGACCGCCGCGACAATGTAAACCATGGATCGAGGACTTTGTGGTTGGTTGCTTTGTTTTGTTCTAGCTGGGACCACCTTGCTTGTATTAAATCTCCCAGCATGCGTTGCTTGTGGTTGGTTAAAGTAGCGTCTAGCTAGACACATACTATATGGAACCTTGACAGGGTCAGTTCATGCAGCTAGCTCGATCGACCTTCCAATTTGAAGCTGCGAGCTCATGGTGGCTTTAGCTAATACAAGGACCGACGGAGGACGGAGGTCATCATTTACTAGCAAATAAACACCAGAGCTTGCAGCATTTAGCACCCAATTTATAACCTCATAAACTAAGTTGTGAAGATGCACCACAGCTCAGCTCTAGTTTGGAGGAGGAAATCGATCTATAGCCCCTTCAACAACATAAGAGAAACAGTGGCCATGTCTCTGCATCTCCTAGTACTAGACTTCTTGCCTCATCAACAATGGCAACGGCAGCTCCCTGCCAGTGCCACTTTCTTTGTACATGGAGTACATGTAGTTGCGTGTTACTCCTAGGAACTGCATTTGCCACTTAGGTTACTCACAATCCTAATGGGGAGTTTCATACATTTTATTCTCATTAATTACCATAACATATAGGATTTTCTGATTACATGGCATTAAATTTAAGAAGAGAGAGAACCGGTTTCATCTAAATAAAATCACTTGTACATGGATGCCAACTTTTGATGATCCGTGAATTTAAATTCTAGCTGAGCAGTTGGAGTCTATAAAACCATACTATGAATGGAAATCTCTATATACGATTTTCGTATCAAAAGGTGGCTGAGAGAGTGGCCACGTCACAGGCAATTTCTGGCCGATCGGACCAGATTGTGCGAGTCTTGATTATTTTGCAAAAAAGTCCTCGAACTttagagaaatcaacccgcagtctgACCTCCTCTCTTAGATAATTTTATGAAAAACTCACTGCTTTTctcaaaatcaacccgcagtccaacctTCCCAGTTAAGGaaaatttgcaaaaaaaaaCTTAAGTTTTCACAAAATCAACCCGTCGTCCTGGTTCTCTCTTAggaatttttttttcaaaaattcTCAGATTTTAATTATATCAAACTACAACCTATTCCATTCATTATAATCAAAAGTTTTGGTGTTCACATGAGCAACATTATACGTACAATTTGAACACCAAAACGCATTGAAATCAAAAGTTGTTCAATATAGAATATGattaaaaattcaaaaattacaACTTCATCATAGAGcaaattttaaaatttaaaaTGCTTTTGTAATTTGTTTGCACAAATGCTTGCATGCGATCCGTCGTACCTACAATATGGACACCAAAGCATCTTCAAATTAAAAAGTGTTCAATACAAAAGTTGCTCAGAATTTCAAAATCTATAGCTTTATTATATAGtacaatttcaaatttaaagtgCTTTTACAATTCATTGCATAAAATTCGGACACCGAAATATCTTTACATCAAAAAGTTTTTAATACAAaaattgctcaaaatttcaaaatCTAAAGCTTTGCTACACAACAAACTTTTCAAATAAATGATAACCAAAAATACTAAATATAAAAAATAGTTCTATTTCCATACAAAAATATATCCTACTTAAATAGAGAGTCCAAAAAAATATACCCAAGTATAATAACAGGCTGCAGACCATGACTACATTGCTCTATGTATGAGCTAAAATTTATATCAACTGAAATCCAACGACACGGAATACGGACCTACGCAGCAAAGCTGCGCAAAGTTCTTCCGATTCCAGCCACGGACTTCCTCCGTCTCCATGGAAGCAAACCAAGGCCTACCAAAGCCCACGACTGCCAGCCTGCTGGGCCTAACGTAGCCCATTCACGGCCTGTCCCTCCATTTACAGTTTCAACCGATGGCATTTCATGCGTTAAAACGAAAACAACGAGACGCAACCAACCACCTCCATTGTTGATGCGTTATGATGATTTATGAAACAAGTGTTTTACAAAAATGCTATGGACCAACTAGAAAACTGTTTATTTTGTATATCTAGTTACACAGAAGATTCATCGGCAAAAAGAAATTCAGATGCAATGTAAATCAATCAACCGAGCTTCCCTCATTCGTCCTTGATAGCCCGTAGCTCGCGGTTCCTCCTCTCAGCTAGCATAGACTTGGTTTTCTCCAGCACACCAAAGAAGATGGACCCACCGATGCCGATCCACAGAACTCGCGGCTCAATGCCCTGCCATTTCCCAACATGATCAGATCAGCCACTCAGAGCACACGAAATTCAACAACCCCAGACATGAGATGCAACTGAAAATAAGCGTTAGCCAGCTGTTGACCAATGGTGGGGGCAGGCAAGCAATGCAAGAGAGCGCCAACGCAACAGAATGCATTGCCTAAAAGTATTGAAGCTGTACATGCAGTGCAGGTGGCGCTTACCTTCAAGAAAGCCCTAGGGCCTTCCTCTCTTAGGATGGTCTGAGCACAATTTACAATTCCTGAGTACTGAGTTCCTTGTCCCTGTAAATGCAACCAACATGAAACTGGTCAGTCATGTAAATGGCGATTCCTACGTGGAATATAAGTTTGAAGAAGTATTCACCTGAACCATCAGTCTTGTCTTCATGACATCAAGGGGCGTTGTAATAGCTCCAGTAATGGCACCTAGCGAAACATGAAGGTACAAAATACAAGTGATTTGTTCAGAACCAGGAAATAAAAGAACCCAAGAAAGGGCAATCAGATACTGAGGAATTAAGATGAGGGTTACAAAATATTAGGCTGAGACTTTCATTATACCAGCAAAAGCACCAATAAGTGCATTCTCTGGATCATTCAACTCCCTCTTCGCCTGGAGGGGGAAAGGAAATGTGATAAGTACAAAGAATTGTCAAAAGTCCTAGTTACAGTTAATGCTGGACATTGGTTACAGAATACAGATATAGATTCTTAGTGAAGACCAAATAATATGAGCCATCAATCACGTCATTCAGTCCTAAAAAAATGAAGACTCTAGTAAAAATAAAGTAGCACGCCAAATCACATCATTTGTATTGACATCACGAGAGCAAAAGGATTTGATCATAGCAAAACTGTAACCTACTGGCCAACATTCGTTCAGGGACAACATGCAGCAATTATGAATGCTCAGCCTTGTATTTTAAGACAGTAAGTGGTTCAAACCATCATGCAGAAGCTTCATGAGTAGTTTGATGACAAAGAATAGTTGTATCAGCAATGATAGAGGAGTACCACAAGTTTGTAACCAATTCGAAGTTGCTCATATATGCAGAATTGAATGGCGTCGAATGGAAGATCTCGAAGTAGAAAGGAACCATAACCCTAGAACCAAAGCAACCAAGAGTTATAATGGATGTGGCATGATTTATTGTAAGATGGTGTAAATTGTACATATGAAATTCAACAGTCAACCACTCTTGAAAAAAAAGTTAGTATTACATTTCAAAAAATTGTTCCCATTTTTTTTCTTCAATAAGGGAAAATTAATTAAGATACCGCATATACATACAGCATATAGCCCTTTGAATCCTTCTTTAGCAACAATGAGGCGAACAGCATCAGGTGCTTTCTTGAATTGACCAGTTTGCATTCTTTGTTTCACCACCTGAATGCAGTAAGACCCAATTTGAGCGCAGTACAACACAAATTGGATAGAAATTATAATAATTACAAACCTCTGTAGGGACACGGACAAGAGAAGCAGCGATACC from Panicum hallii strain FIL2 chromosome 9, PHallii_v3.1, whole genome shotgun sequence includes:
- the LOC112877365 gene encoding 4-hydroxyphenylacetaldehyde oxime monooxygenase-like; amino-acid sequence: MATPSQPLAGLPQQWQLGLLALLPVLLVSSYYLLLASRSSWRRGSGSASARLPPGPWQVPVLGNLHLLGPLPHQNLRDLARRHGPVMLLRLGTVPTLVVSSAEAAREVMKEHDVDCCSRPASPGPRRLSYDLKDVAFAPYDEYWREMRKLLVVELLSMRRVKAAWYAREQQVDRLVANLSRAAPAPVELNEHIFGLADGIVGTVAFGNIYGTERFARRERFQHVLDEAMDMMASFSAEDFFPNAAGRLVDRLMGLVARRERIFGELDAFFETVIDQHMDPARAVPDNGGDLVDVLIGLWKGHRGTLRFTRDHVKAIILDTFLGGIDTSSVTILWAMSELIRNPRVLRKAQDEVRAAVGSDKARVEPDDVPGLPYLRMVVKETLRLHPPATLLLPRETTRDVRICGYDVPARTRVFVNAWAIGRDPASWADAEVFDPDRFEASEVDYNGAHFELVPFGAGRRICPGLAMGETNVTFTLANLLYCFDWAVPEGIAPEDVSMEETGRLTFHRKAPLVLVPTRFRQQ
- the LOC112872543 gene encoding S-adenosylmethionine carrier 1, chloroplastic/mitochondrial-like codes for the protein MGEGGEEKSFNFLQVLLEGSIAGGTAGVVVETALYPIDTIKTRLQAARGGSRIEWKGLYSGLAGNLAGVLPASAIFVGVYEPTKRKLLETLPENLSAVAHFTAGAIGGIAASLVRVPTEVVKQRMQTGQFKKAPDAVRLIVAKEGFKGLYAGYGSFLLRDLPFDAIQFCIYEQLRIGYKLVAKRELNDPENALIGAFAGAITGAITTPLDVMKTRLMVQGQGTQYSGIVNCAQTILREEGPRAFLKGIEPRVLWIGIGGSIFFGVLEKTKSMLAERRNRELRAIKDE